Within the Periophthalmus magnuspinnatus isolate fPerMag1 chromosome 7, fPerMag1.2.pri, whole genome shotgun sequence genome, the region GTCTCATACATAACAGAATTGTACCATAAGAATACCTGTAATGACCAGAGACAGTACAAGTTAGTACATCTGTACAGGTTCAACACTATGACATTGAGGTAGTAGCTGACTAATACCAGGGCTTTTCCCTAATAGCCTATAGTATGTGCTGCAGTATTCACGGCTCCAGTGAGCCAAGAGGCTCAGAGTCGGCACAATCCCAAACATCATGACAACAAGCCATCAGTCATCTTCCCCCCGAGCTGCTGTGCACACTTTGTTTCCGGAGTTCTTACTGTGGGAAATGAGCAGGGTTAAACATGAAACAGGAGGAAGTGTTGGGCACGGCAGCCCCCTCTGTAATAGGCTCCTCATCCAGCACGCTTCACTGCAGGAACACCAGATCTGTGCTTTTTAATTCTTTCTCTTTAACATCCCCTGCGTGGCCACAAAGCTCAGAGGTTGACTGTGCATGCTAATCATAGTTAATAGCGAGATGCTCATAGAAACGGCAAAAGAGTAATACAGAGCTAATTTCCTGCAGcaaatgtttttcatatttctctggaaaaaaaaacacgagcAACTACACACAGGGAATAGTTTTATCACTTCATATTTAGACTTGACCCCGTCTCAGAAGACTCTTTTATTACttgaaatgaataatgcaataatgcaactgtttaaatgaaatgtacGCGTCTCTAAACGAATTATCCAAATATATCTTGAGATTTGTGATGAGACTCTGAAACTATTCCTCCAGTGGACATGTGCGAActgtttttctctttatttatcaAGAGGCTGATTAATACCTCATTGAACTCACATTATGCACTGAtattcactttttgttttttgtttgtttgtttgtttgttttgtttattcctTTTTATGGCGTGCAAAGAGCCAAACAGATATCAAAGCAATTTTCTCCCATCAATGTTTACTGCATATTTTTCATGTATGCAATAGATAGTTAGTGAATGTGAAGTGTCTTAATCATTGATCTGCTTGACTTTGGTCTTGGTCACAgtaataaactgaaaataagttgttgtttttaaaggtaatATATCTACATATTAGAATTTGTTACAATATTTCCCTTGTGGATTCAATGAAAATATAGGTGAAACTTAAGGTGATACCCTTGTGTGCATAGCCCCCCTCACCTCATCACAGACACCTCCATCACCAACTTACCTTTTTATTGCCACCGATCATCCTTAACTGGGAAGCATTTAAAACGTCATTGATCTTGATAATGCCGTGCTGTAATATGACAGTAACAGTTGTATGAGATTCAGGAAGTCAAATTCCAAAGATTGATGAGTCGTAGCAGTTGAGTTATAATCCATCTACCTGAGTGATTCCCGGGCTCGGTTCCACATGAAGgaacagacaaataaataaaacccatAAAGGTGACACAGGAAATTGATACTTAACAATCATTTTGAGCAACAAGCACCTGGAGAGACTGGAAGGCAGTACTAACAACTATGGAGGGAGCTGTCCGAGAAGGTTAACAGGTCATAAAGGGAACAAAGCCTGGTGCAGACCCCGTATTAAAGGTTCTGGGATATGCTCCACAAAGGACTTCTCTGCTACATAGAAAGAGCACTTGTGGGCTGTGTTATTGTAACTGTATTCAGGATGTCATTGTTGTAGGCATACATTTATTAGACATGCAATTAACAACATAATGGCAGTATATATTACACTATATTATTTAAAGTGAAATGGTTACACTACTCCTTTCACTAAAATATGGTTAACTTCATTATTTAAGAtaactttacttcctggttggacagcaGATATGGCAGATGAATTTCACTTTTACACTTGAAAAACCTGTCATACACACATGGGGAGAACATTTTGTTAAGCAAATATTTGTACTGTAAAAAATGTActgctttttgtttatttgcaggATCAAAATCATCAAGGACTGGCATGGTGAGACACAGGGGTAAGAAAGAATGATTAGGACCATtgaacaataatacaaaaatccaATCTTTGCAGTGGCAAAAAGGAAGCTTAAAATGAATACTTATGTGGCTGTGTAATtttgtttataataaataatatatgcaAGGATAAGTCAATATTACACCCATTTCACTTTATTTAGTATTCAGTTCCAGGGTATAAAACAATTGGCTGTTGCTAATTTATCAGTGTCAGTGAGATGGTGATTGATATTAGTTATAAAACCCAATCAATGCCTTGTTTTATGTAAAGTGTAGTGGTGCCTATCCCTAAATAGGCACCACTACACTATCTATCCTCAAAATCTGTTAACAGCTGCAAATGAAACAATAGCACATCATCAAACTGTAAAGAACATACTAGAAATTTTGATGATTCATTGTTAAGCAGTTGCATTgcattatttatcattattacttCATACTTATTACTTTAATGCTGTCTTATAAGTAAAATCCACTTTGAACTCCTTATAAACAAGCCATCCAATGAGAAGAGGCACACTGGTCAAACAGGAAATAATGACTTCATAGAGGTAATGTAATAGAAGCCACCTCATGTGAGAACAGCGCTACGTTAAGATGGAAGTCTCTGTTGAAATGGGGCCCTGGAGGGGTTCCCTTGACCCCCAAGGAGCCCCTTGACCTTCTCCACAGAATAACTGCACTCCAGTGTGTGGGTGCTCCTGGCTTTTAGTGTTAGAACAAGTGTGTGTAAGGGACCAGAGGTAAAGGTCCCATTGAGGCACAGCTCCGTTAGCACCATAAATCACTCAGCATACACAAGAATTCAAGGAATCCAGCAAAAACAGCCTTATGGCTCACAGATTCTCCTGTTCAGtattacacacaaatacatttacattgacCTTTTTGTAACCTTTCTTGAACTTTATTGCTTTTTATAAATGAGTTTATTATCTCCTCTGtgcatatattttaaattggcTTGGCTCCAATTAGACACCTGCTCTAACAAGAGACCTTATAGCAGACAGAAAAATTGTCAGAAGATGTGCCAATAACAAATAGCTATGCATTAGAAGTGTAATTTTAACCAGAACCACTAGGGGAACTGTTCCCTTTCTCTATCTTTGGTTTTATGGCTGTCAGTACTTCTCAGTGACATCTCATTTACAGATATAAAACTGTCAGCATGTCCACAAATCgtctgccattttgttttatatattgatTTAAAGGCACATATTATGGAGTCTAAAGAAGTGTGTGCGCTCCTTTGTCATTTGTTGCAAAGTTGCTGTCTATTTTGGAAAACCCCTGAGATACTGTGACCCACTTCTGTCAGATATGGCAAAAAGCATGTAATTTACATGAGAGTCTGATTTGGAAAGTGAAACAGTGTCATGATTTTAGTGCCTTCTCCCTCCTATGTTCTGTGTTtccccctccttctttctcctctgtgtccaTGTCTGTCAGTGTGGAGTTGGACAGAGTTGTCCTGGAGCCTGttacacctgcagctcatcaggcCAATCCACTTATCTACTCCAGTACAAAAGCCTGGTATCTCCCTCCACTCTTTGCCAGATTTTTTTACTTAACCTTGCATGGTATTAACCTTTGGCTCAGTTTATTAAAGCAGTTCACTTTTTGCTAAATCTGCTTTTTTGATGAACTTACTGCTAATACTTACCTCTCCTCTGGGCAGACCCCTGCTCCAGACCCATATCCTTGCCCAGCTGCCTCCACTGCCCTGTTCCATGAACCTTTGACTTACCTTTTCCTGGATACATTAACCTCTGTAACACTTTTGCATAACTCGTCTGTGTCTGCTTAAGGGTTTTTGGCTCAGTCCTTACGACAAACAGAACAATAAAGAACTGAGATGGAACAATGTCACAGTAGTCACCACTTAAAACCATAGTCCTGTCAGTGTTCCTGCAGATAATTCTGTCATTAGTGATTGCGTCTGTCTGGTCTGTTTTGGCCTGTGAACCACTGGAAGGGCTCCTAAGTTATACAAGTAACATGCCCCCTAAGAGGGAGGCCAGCCCTGACTTGCAGCAACACAATTTGGCTATTGAAAAGGCAGAGCTTGTGAAGGAGGAGGCTGGAGATCTTGTAGTCATGCCCAGTGGGTTCGGAGCTTGTGGTTGGAGTGCTGGAAAGACCGCCTTGTCTCTTTGATTAATGGTGGTTCACTTGAAGGCAGGAGCGAGGGAGAGGCTTTGTGGCAAGACTGTGCAACTTGAATGCACAATACTTTAGAGTTTTCAATGAATCTAAAGCATTCTTTAATTTGATTACTGAAAAATGTCTATTTTTTCATATACTCCAGACACTCTTAATCATGAAATATATGGGaggaaaatgtaattttaatcaGTGCTGAACACATAGCACGGGAGCTACAGCATTCCCAAATGCATTTATTAAGCATGTACCGCAGGTGACATCTCAATTAATCAAGAAGTGCATCAAATAGCtgtaacaaaaatacattattagtTTGAACATTCCACTGGAAAACATTTCATACAACTAACTGCACAACGACATTTTAACTTCAAAATATAAGATGAAGAAACTTCTCTATGTCTATGTACAAAAACTCATAGGAGTCTGTGTCTGAGAGAGGGATTTTATATTGCTTCTGTTCCATAACATTTTAACCAAACCTTTTTGACTAATTTTTTCAGCTTTAAAGTTGATGTGGATGTTTCACTGAAAAAAAGCAGTGGTGCGATGGCTGTCTATAGCTGCACAGGAAGACCCATGCCCATTTTCAAAAGATAGCAGGTTGCAGTTCACATTAGGAAAGTCAGCTAGATTGCTCTGACCACTGCTGCGGACCCCGTTGTAAGAGCAGAATGTAGATGGCATTGCAGCAAAGTTCAAAGATTGAAACTCAGGTAAAGATGATACAGCATCTGGAATCTTGAACTGACATGAGCTGGACATATGCTGGAACTGGCCCCTTCGGACTTTCTGTTCCTTCTTGTATCTCATCCTCCGGTTTTGAAACCAGATCTTAACTTGGCGGTCTGTGAGTTTGAGCCCAGCGGCCATCTGCATCCTGCGTGGCCGGCACAGGTATGGGCTGAAGTGAAACTCTTTCTCCAGCTCCAGCAGCTGGCTGTTGGTGAAGGCCGTCCTCTCCCTGCGGATGCTGTGACTGCCTCTTCCCAGAGGACCAGTCTCACTGCTGCTGACTGGAACAAggagaacagagaaagagagaggctgCTGAGAAAGTCAGACATCTAGCAACTCTATCAGCCAGTGTAACCTCCATGGAGGGACTGAGAGCTGCAGTAATCCTCAACCAATCAACCAGAGACAGTGGGGCCCAGAGCTGTTCCTCTTCAGCCTAATGCAGACACTGTACACGACACGACACTGTCTGTGGTGTGATGTGCTCAGGGAAAGTTCGCTCCCAAAGATACAGTCTGGGGGAAACATCTGACGCCACTATGCCGCAGTGACAGGCCACATTAATCACAGCTACACATGGAAGCAGGCCTGTCAAATCCCCATCTCAGTCATTTAAAAGGTACCTTGGGACCACCACTGAAAATAACCACCATTAGAGATTCCATTTGACATGTATATGAGCACTGGTGGGGCACTGTTGATAACAACAGCATCTAGCAGAGTTAATGGATATTAAAAAGGGCCTAAAGTGACCTTAGAGAGCAAGCATCACTCCTTAACTCAACTCCACTTTACTGAGGGCTACAGCTTAGGCTGTGGGCTTCCTCTGTTTATATGAGTGGCTAATATATAAAAAGTATAGTTTTAGAATTGGTCATTTTGGAAGTTGTCACCTGTTCTATTTTAACATCACTGGACCAGCAGATTAAAATCTCAAGGCAATGGCATTTTTAACTGTGCTGTACCTTTTAGAATCAATTATAAAAttcaaatcatttatttaaaacttcCCAGAGGAGAAATACATCTTAGTAATGTCCTTCTAATAAATTATGCAGCTGACACAGGTGTGCGACTCTGACTGAAGCAGAGCACATTTTAGTCAACCACGAGAAGCTCAAATTTAAGAAGAATAAATTTAGTGTTAAATTAGCTATTTATTATGAACCAGTGtcactctttctctcagttTCCTGCAAAGACATCCCAAAGTACACAGATATCTGGTTCTGGTtgaattaatgtgttttttgataaGTTAATTAATTTGTACAATAAAAAAGGGGGGGTGCAAGGTTACCAGACTGCTGGGCGTCACTTGTCCGCGAATTCATCCAGGGAAAGATTAATCCTGAATGGCAGATGGTGATGAGATTGCAGCCCGTGCTCCTGGCGTCCTTCTTGCCCTTGGTGTGGCACTGGGAGAGGGGTGGGCTCTGAAATCGCTCACCTGGGCTCAACCTGGAAGTTACATGAGCAGATGAAGTTATAGTTAGTCCTGTAtcttgaccctctcctcttcctcctgcttctTTGTAATGCACTTTTGGCACTTGTCCAGAGCTCAAAGCCGAAGTGTTGCCATCAGTCTGCAATGGGAGGGAAAGATGCAGAGGGTCCATGGATGCAACTCGCcaaaagtgttttaaataaaatctagAGTCCTTTGTCTGCATTAAAGATGGCTGTTCTGTGTTCCCTGATTACAATTAACCTGATTCCAAAAAGGCGTGTAGAAAAGAACACTTGAACTAACTATAGGtggaacatttgaataatatttaCCAGAAGGGGGCCGTGATCACGTGTGACTCTCCTCCAATGGTTGCACTGTGGAGTTGCAAAGTAATCCTCCATGCAACTTGGGGTGCGGAGAAGCTCGTCTGATAtattcagacaactcttcttttAGGAGCCGGCGACTTTCTCTACCTAttgaatgaaaaacagaaaggaATATGAGGAGACGCCAACAGCCATGTTTTGAGAGAGAGGTTGGTTGGGTTGTGCGTAAAATGGTAATGGCAAAGTCGCAAATATTACAACGCGCTGGCGAAAGCAGAGCCTCTCCACAAGTTTTCATTGTGCCTTTCTTAGTATTTTAATATCGCGTATCGATGCCTTTTTCAGGTGCTTAACTTGTGTGTTATGTTTTACGTTTCGTAGCTATTGATTACCAGCTACTATGGTATGCACAAAACCCCCGGATATTAATGGAGcggtttttttctcttttttttctctctctccctttttttttttatttttttatttttttattttttttgctgatgATGCTCTTACTTTAAAATGTCGTCTTGGTTACATCGCTGTATTTTTGTATCACCTAATTAgttataataaacaataatgctCATCTCTGCGGTCCTCTCTTCCGTTTGGTTTCTATATTCTGCCTGCTCTTATGATGGTACCCATGCCCTAAGAAAACATCAGAGCTATTTTTGGATAAGCTTACTCGCTCATTTAACCGGTCACTTGAAATCGGCGCGCTTCTCTTAAAATAGCATATGCTTGTAACTGTCTGCGCGCAAAAGCAGCTTAATGGGATTCACAGGGAGCGGTCAAACAAAGGCTTTGACAGTCATTGCCACAGAAAGACAAAGGAAGCAATCATTGCTGTTTTTTCAACGCCAACACTCAACGCACTTGCATTAATCAGCCATCACTGTACAGTATCAAGTGTCTGTCCATATGCATGACGAGAGGACATTTTGGCGCAAAACCTCCCCAATGGCATATGCTAGGGTATAGGCTATTCTTGGTAAATGGCATACGCTTCTGTTTTCAGTTATATGGTTAATGAAATAATTATAGCATTTCAATTAGACTGTAGGCTATAGCCTACGTATTGAGTGCGTGTTGGGAGCTATTGTATAAGGCctagaataaaaaacaacagcTAGTAATAGTCTGGAATTAAACAAAATGcaggaaaaaagaaacataaaacaatCCAACAAACATCTTCCATTTGACGTGGAATATAATGCCCAGGACACACCACAAGCAATACTAAATAACCCACTGGCTAAGTAGATTAAACACACAATGCATAATAGCTTAGAAGTTATGCACGAGATCAAGTGTGGCCTATAACATAGTTACTCTTGAAAAAGCACCTCATAAAGCCACCGCTTAATTCCTGCAAATGTATGCAAAGTGCATTAATAAGCAGAATAATGAAGCTTTCaacatttttacacagtgtAACAAAAAGGGTCATGTTAGCATATTGTGCGGCATGCTCTATCTCGAGGAGTTCCTATGTTTCACTACAACAAAGCTGTCGAGAAGCCTCTCTTTAGGTGTCGGTGTGCAGTGATGGATTATGCACTCATGGAAAAGGAGCGGAGCGCAAGAGCTGTTCTTCCCCCTTTTCAACCAGTTCACCTGAACTTAAGCCCGAGAAATGTCATAAGAATGAAACTTGTTTGAATGGTAAATGTTACCTATAGTGTTCAGTTTGACATTTAATAGacatagtttattattattattattattattattattattattattattattattattattattattattattattattattattattattattattattattattattcaaagtgATCACATTGTTTGTTTTCCCCCCTAGTTCGCACCCTTGAACTCACTGCATTGGAGATAGGATCTACAATATACTAGCTCAGCAAGACCATAATTTAGCTCCTCTGCGCCTCCACCACAATTCTCCGTGAACTCTGTTTGAACTGCCTCGCTGACTATAAATCATTTTTTCTCTCTCGCACAAAAGCGCGCCGGTCGCTCTGGGTGTCAACCCTTTTACAATTCCTCCTTACCTTCTGCGCTCTCGTGGCTCCTGACATAAACAAGCAAAGAAACCGTCGATAAACTTTTATTCCCCATTCCAATAACTTACACTGGAAATGGCGAAGAAGAGGATGCAATGCGCGCTGTGGGGACAAGAGGAAAGCTATGCGCATCTTATACAAGAGTGTTTGAATGCATGGCTGTATTTATCTGTATATGCATTCATTTGGAGGCTGTGCACTGCAGAGATGTGACTGGATGTGCACAGGGGACGAAGGTGGGCAGATAAGAGCAGACTGAGAGAGAGCTGCGAGGAGACGTTAATGGGCAGAGGATGCTGTCGGTTAAAACGGTGCATACAAATGGCGCTGTCTTGGCAGAGCTTGCAGAAGATTTATGGGCCCAGTGCCCTATATTGCTGTAAACAATGCAGACTGAAATGAAAGGACTAGAGTTTGCAGGCTGCACTTCATAAGTGGGGAAAAGACACACATTGTCAATTCCCTGAACAAGCTTTGGCCTAAACTGagaatgaaaatgtgttgtcccGTCCCCCATCAATGGGTACAAAGACCAAAGGGTCATGGTGTGGCAAACTGCCCCAAAACTAAAAGTTGGATTGTTTAAAAATCATTGGGAGCATGAGTTCACCTTgaccagcatttttttttaaattttgtatttatttatttatttatttttaggtgGAATGAGCTTTATTGGCAACCAGGCAAATTATTTTTGTGTGTCACAGTattcataaaaaagaaaaaaaaaaagagagagaaaaaaaagaaagaaaagaagaaaaaaaaataggccCAGCAATTTTTGCAAGTTACTTCTACACTGTTGgcatttctaaatattttttcaacGCATAGCACTACCTCAAACagagacataaaaaataaaaatggcctCCTAACAGCTTGTGTGATAAAAAGTTGTCATCGGTGAACAGATCCACTTCTTTTCATTGGCCTATTGTAAATCCATATTTGACATTCTACTCCCATCAATCAGTTAATGAGAATTGAATTACATGAATAACATAATCATAACTCAGCAGGTAAGAATTGAAGCCACACTCaactaaaaaaaagcaaaacaaggaagaaaaaaaaacaacaacaacggtAAAACAAAAAACGTGTAATTTATAAAGTTAAACACTTACATATATAACCCATTACTTGCTGACATAGTAACCAGAAATATATGTAATAGACGTGTAAAATGCGACACTTGATCCTGGCTTTAAATGTGCACGGCTCCACAGTAAATCATTTGAACATGTCTGAATAATTGTATGTAAATGAGTTGAGTCCAGGGCCAGAAGAAAAGACGCGGTGCATCTGTTGGTGATGGAGAGAGATTTACGGATCTCTGACACACCCACCGCTGGTCAATGCGAGGCAGAGGGAGTCTGTCCCTAGAAAATAGCTTCGTGACCCCTGTTTCAACTCTACGCCTTTATGCAGCTGCCATGGCTGCTTTTCATGGACACTACAGACCAACAAAGCACCGGCCTAGACCTTTCATTACGCACCGAGTGAGTGGACGACACTCACCTGAGACGAGTGGACACTGTTTGCACTTGGGCAGGTATTGAAACAGCTGATTACTCTGCCTTTCACAGCTGTCTGTGCAAAGTTTGGAATCTCTCTAGAAGACTGCTGGGGCTTTAGTGCACATAAATCACTCATTGTCCAAAGAATGTTGTGCTGAAAATGCACTGTGTGGTTAGTTAAGGAAATGCCAAAGAATTAAAATCCACatctttactttattattttgaataaaGTAAGCTGAGTTTAAAAAATAACCCAGACTTTCTAAAGTTACTCCAGAGCATAGAAAACCCACAAACGCCCCCCAAAGTAAATGGAAATTTCAAAACAAGCCCCAAAACTATCTCGTAGCCCATGTCTTCTAAACGTACACTTCAGATATCTCAAATACAGATCACCAAAAGGACATATACACTGTGAAGCAAATACCCTCAAGTCTAATATTAAAACGCCAGCGATAACTGATTTATGGGTGACACTGGTGACAGAAGCGTTTGTTTAAGGAACTTTAAATCTCATCTCATTTGGTCCCATAATAAATCCAACAAATCCCACGTCAAAAGCGAGCTCCtgataaaaagacaaaagtgcGCCAGTGTgtttctacttctactttagTTACAAAGGTGTCTCCCAGGGCAGTTCTTTGTTCCGCTGTAACCTGAGATTCACTTCCTCACTTCCAAGGACCACATCAGCCTGGCACTGAGCGACAACAGTTATGATAAGATGGTCAATTAGAAAAAGAAAACTCAATCAGAGGACACTCAATCGGGGATAACTTTTAGTAGGCCGGATTAGCCTACAACATTATTTTACCAAATCAATTTCGTGCctattttttcttgttgtttggatttttttttatttttttttcaagatgaatttctgaaaatgaaaacagaagCTCAATGACCAGATTTGCTACTGTGCCAACGTGCTACACCATGTTTTGATTCTGCCATCATCAAAcccaaaaataaaccaaatatcTGTGCTAGGGCGTGCGCGTGGGTCACAGTGGAGAGAGGACGGGTTTTCTAGATAGCAGAGAACCAAATGGGACAGAAAACGTGTCCTTGAGATGAACTCTTCTATCCCTATACTTTGCtacaaaaacttaaataacGTTGCTTTTGAGAGGCGCGACGTGTAGGCGACAGGCCTCCAATGGGAGTGGACGGATGCTGCGACTTTGGTGAGGACATTAATTTCTCTAATGTGTCCAGCTACATAAAGGCTCCAAGAATCATTTTTCAGCACCGCCTCAATGCCACTCCAACGCCTTTACAAAGTGCCACGTCCACTGCGGTCAAAAACGCAGAGTAGTACCCCCAAATTCAACGTGGATGCCAACTTTTGGGAATATATAGACCAGGGAATTTTTTGATGGAAAATATTTGATATCTAAATGTTCTTCTGTCAGGattgttttagtaaaatatacACAAAGCTGTGCAGTGAAAGATTAATGATCGAGAATGTCTCTTTCCTTT harbors:
- the LOC117373034 gene encoding homeobox protein HOX3-like — protein: MQTKDSRFYLKHFWRVASMDPLHLSLPLQTDGNTSALSSGQVPKVHYKEAGGRGEGQDTGLTITSSAHVTSRLSPGERFQSPPLSQCHTKGKKDARSTGCNLITICHSGLIFPWMNSRTSDAQQSVSSSETGPLGRGSHSIRRERTAFTNSQLLELEKEFHFSPYLCRPRRMQMAAGLKLTDRQVKIWFQNRRMRYKKEQKVRRGQFQHMSSSCQFKIPDAVSSLPEFQSLNFAAMPSTFCSYNGVRSSGQSNLADFPNVNCNLLSFENGHGSSCAAIDSHRTTAFFQ